The Thiohalospira halophila DSM 15071 genome contains the following window.
GGCCGCTTCGGCCTCTCCGGTCTGGAGGAGAAGGCGCGCCGGGGCGAGGGCCACCAATCCGACTCTTCAGGGGAATGACCTATGGGTATCAGTGTCTGGCAACTGCTCATCATCCTGGCCATCGTGCTGGTCCTCTTCGGCGCCAAGCGGCTGCGCAACGTCGGCGGTGACCTGGGCGCGGCGGTGAAGGGCTTCCGCTCCGCCGTCAGCGAGGAGGGGGGCGACAAGGACAAGGAGAAGAACGAGTCCGACGACCCCGAGAAGCTCCAGGCCGAGCAGGACGAGGAGGGCCACGTGATCAACGGCGAGGCGCGCGAGGAGTCCGAGAAGGCCGACGCCGAAAAGCGTAAGTAGCCTCGCCCCATGTTCGATCTCGGCTTCTGGGAGCTGCTGCTCATCGGGACCATCGCCCTGCTGGTGATCGGCCCCGAGCGCCTGCCCGAGGTGGCCCGCACCGTGGGCGGCTGGGTGGGCAAGCTGCGCCGCTACGTCAGCTCCGTGCGCTCGGATATCGATCGCGAGCTGCGCACCGAGGAGCTGCGCAAGATGATGGAATCCCAGCAGTCCGAGCTGAACAACCTCCGTCAACGCCTGGAGAAGACCCCCGAGGAGCTGGACCAGGATGCCGGCGGGGACGGCTCGCAGTACGCGGTGCGCGCCCGCGACGACGGGGGCTCCGCGGCAGCCGGCGAGGAGTCCTCGTCGGGCGAGGCCGCCGGCACGGAAGAGGCCCCGCGGGCCGACCGGACGGAACCCGCTGACCGGCCCGCCACCGGGGAGCGCAAGGGCGAATGAGCGAGCAGGAGCCGCAGGAACAGGGAACCGAGCCGGGGCCCGACGCCCGGGTGGAGGAGGAGCAGCCCTTCCTCACCCACCTGATGGAGCTGCGCGACCGCCTCATGAAGGTGGTCCTGGCCGTCATCGTCCTCTTCCTGGGGCTCTTCTACTTCGCCAACGACATCTACTCCTTCGTGGCGGCGCCGCTCATGGCGCACCTGCCCGAGGGCGCCGGGATGATCGCCACCGAGGTGGCCTCGCCCTTCCTGACCCCCTTCAAGCTGACCCTGGTGCTGGCCATCTTCCTGGCGGTGCCGGTGATCCTCCATCAGCTCTGGGCCTTCGTCGCCCCGGGGCTGTATCAGCACGAGAAGCGCCTGGCCCTGCCCCTGCTGGCCTCGAGCATCGCCCTCTTCTACGCCGGCATGGCCTTCGCTTACTACGTGGTCATGCCACTGGTCTTCGGCTTCTTCACCGCCACCGCCCCCGAGGGGGTCTCGGTGATGACCGATATCGCCCGGTATCTCGACTTCGTCCTCAAGATGTTCTTCGCCTTCGGACTGGCCTTCGAGGTGCCGGTGGCGACCATCCTGCTGGTCTGGGCAGGGATCACCAGCCCGAAGGCGCTGGCCTCCAAGCGGCCCTACGTCATCGTCGGCGCCTTCATCCTGGGCATGCTGCTCACGCCACCGGATGCCATCTCCCAGACCCTGCTGGCGGTACCGGTATGGCTGCTCTTCGAGCTGGGCCTGGTCCTCTCCCGTTTCTTCGTCCGCCAGCGGGAAGAGACCGACACCGACGCGGCCGAGGATGAGTGGCATCCCCTCTCCGAGGAGGAGATGGATGCCGAGCTGGACCGCGCCGAGGCCGACGAGGAGCCGTCCGGTGACCGGCCCGACGACGAACCGCCGCGCCGCGACGACTGACCGGCCACCGGCCTTGGCCACCCGTGTCCGTGCCCTCACCCCGTGCGGAGTCCTGGCCCTGGCACTGTTGCCGGGGCCGCTCCCCGCCCAGGATGTACCTCCCGCCTCCGAACCCGCCCGTATCGGGCTCCTGGCCGGCCTCCACAGCGGCACCTCCCGGGGCGTCACCGGCACCGCCGAGTGGCTGGACAGCTTCTTCATCGACGACCGTATCGAGGTGGAGGACAACCGCAGCCACCTCCTCCTGCGCAACGACAATCTCTGGCGCGAGGGCGAGACGGGGGCGCACACCCTGGACATCCGCGCCCGCCTGCGCCTGCCGGCTCTGGAAGAGCGGCTGGAGCTGGCCATCACCGGGGCCGACGAGGACGAGACCGGCCTACCCGCCGACGGGACCGCCACCACCGAGAGCGAGGAGGACGAGGCCGGGATCACCGATCTGACCCTGCGCTTCGTCCAGGACGTCTCCAAGCGGATGAATCTGCGCTACGAGAGTGGCGCCCGCTTCCAGGGGGTGGGTGTGCAGGCGTTCGTGGGCGTTCGCTACCGCCAGAACATCCCCATGCCGGGTGCATGGGCCGGCCGGTTCATCGAACGGTGGCGCTGGTACACGGACTCCGGCTGGGAATCCAGGGGGAGACTGCAGGTCGACCGACAGCTCGCGCCCGGCTACCTGGGCCGCTTCCAGGTCACCGCGGACGCCGACCAGCCCCGGGAGGGGTGGTTCTACAGCGCCGGCCCCCGCCTGTTTCAGGAGCTGTCCAGTAACCGGGTGATCCGCTACGAGATCCAGGGCTACTGGGCGATGGCCGAGGAGGCCAGCCACCGCCGGACGGTGGCCCGGCTCCACTACCGCCAGCGGTTATGGCAGAACTGGGTCTTCGCCGAGCTGACCCCGGCGGTATCGTGGCCACAGGAGGAGGGCTTCGAGCCCACGCCGCAGCTATTGCTGCGCCTGGACGCCTACTTCAGCGAGCGCCACGCCGAACCGCAGGCGCGGCTGCGTCAGTCGCCCTCCAGGACCCCGGAGATGGCGGCGTTCACCGCCTCCCCGGCCCCCGGCCCGTAGCGGGTCGTGGCCGGGTCGAAGGTATCCGTGAAGGCGTAGTCGAAGGTAACGTCCTGCAGCCCCAGGGCGCCGAAGAGGCGGGACTCGCTGCTGTCGTCGTCGTCGTGGAGGACCAGGGTGGGCCAGCCGTCCTCCCCGGGCTCCAGGATGGGGCCGAAGAAGATCGCCCCGGGCTTGTTCTTCAGCCGCAGGGCGCAGCTTCCGGCGGTCCGACCCGACATGGGCAGGAAGTCGATGGTCCGGGTGAGCTTGACCTTGCTGTTCAGCGGGGTGTCGATGCTGCCGTCGATGGCGGCGACCTCCGGCTCCCAGGCCAGGGTCTCCAGCCCCTCGCCCCGCCAGGCCTCCACATCCCGCACGCCGAAGCGGCTGGGCAGGAAGAGGTAGGTGGGCTCGGCGGCATCGCGCAGCGTCGCCGCCAGGGCGGTGGACCAGGTCGGGGCGTTGACCAGGATCCCGCCGGCGTCCTTGTCCGCGATGTAGTAGACCGCCGGGGCCGACTCCGTGGTCACCCGGTAGATGGTTCGGTCGCGCAGTTCCGCCAGGGTCTCGAGCATCAGGCGGCCCTCCGCGAGGCGATGACCCGGGCGAATCGCCCGCCCTTGAGGGGCTGGCTCTCCACCACGTCGAAGCCGCAGCGGCCCAGCATGTAGGCCAGGTCCTCGCGGGAGAAGCGGTTGTGCTCGGCGAAGTGCTCGAAGAGGTCCTCCAGGGTCTCCAGGGA
Protein-coding sequences here:
- the tatC gene encoding twin-arginine translocase subunit TatC is translated as MSEQEPQEQGTEPGPDARVEEEQPFLTHLMELRDRLMKVVLAVIVLFLGLFYFANDIYSFVAAPLMAHLPEGAGMIATEVASPFLTPFKLTLVLAIFLAVPVILHQLWAFVAPGLYQHEKRLALPLLASSIALFYAGMAFAYYVVMPLVFGFFTATAPEGVSVMTDIARYLDFVLKMFFAFGLAFEVPVATILLVWAGITSPKALASKRPYVIVGAFILGMLLTPPDAISQTLLAVPVWLLFELGLVLSRFFVRQREETDTDAAEDEWHPLSEEEMDAELDRAEADEEPSGDRPDDEPPRRDD
- the tatB gene encoding Sec-independent protein translocase protein TatB; protein product: MFDLGFWELLLIGTIALLVIGPERLPEVARTVGGWVGKLRRYVSSVRSDIDRELRTEELRKMMESQQSELNNLRQRLEKTPEELDQDAGGDGSQYAVRARDDGGSAAAGEESSSGEAAGTEEAPRADRTEPADRPATGERKGE
- a CDS encoding MBL fold metallo-hydrolase; this translates as MLETLAELRDRTIYRVTTESAPAVYYIADKDAGGILVNAPTWSTALAATLRDAAEPTYLFLPSRFGVRDVEAWRGEGLETLAWEPEVAAIDGSIDTPLNSKVKLTRTIDFLPMSGRTAGSCALRLKNKPGAIFFGPILEPGEDGWPTLVLHDDDDSSESRLFGALGLQDVTFDYAFTDTFDPATTRYGPGAGEAVNAAISGVLEGD
- the tatA gene encoding twin-arginine translocase TatA/TatE family subunit, which produces MGISVWQLLIILAIVLVLFGAKRLRNVGGDLGAAVKGFRSAVSEEGGDKDKEKNESDDPEKLQAEQDEEGHVINGEAREESEKADAEKRK